Part of the Lichenicola cladoniae genome is shown below.
GATGACCGGAACCGGGAATGCCATGCGCTCGAGGATGACCGGGTCATCAGCGGACGCCAGCGTGTCCCCGGTGCTGGTATCCTTCAGCCCCACGAACGCCGCGATGTCGCCAGCCTGCACTTCCTTGATTTCCGCACGCTTGTCGGCGTGCATCTGGAACATGCGGCCGATCCGCTCCTTGTGGTCCTTGGTCGTGTTCATGACCTGGTCGCCGGACTTCAGCGAACCCGAATACACGCGGACGAAGGTCAGGGTGCCGTACTTGTCGTTGATAATCTTGAAGGCAAGGCCCGAAAAGTTGCCCTTCGGGTCGACCTTGATCAGGCGACGCAGCTTGGGGTCCTCGTCCTCGTGGCCTTCTTCGGCCGCAACGCGGATGCCTTCGCGATCGTCAGGCGCCGGCAGGTAGTCGAGCACCGCATCGAGCAGCGGCTGGACGCCCTTATTCTTGAACGCCGTGCCGCACAGCACCGGACGGAATACGCCGGAGATGGCGCCCGCCTTGATGCAGCGCTTCAGGGTGTCGACGTCGACGTCGCCCTTCTCGAAATACTCTTCCATCGCCTCGTTATCGACCGAGAGCGCGGTATCGAGCAGCAGCTGGCGAGCCTCGGTGGCGCGCTCGAGCAGATCGGCGGGGATTTCCTCGTCATGGAACTTCGCGCCGAGCTCGCCGCCTTCCCAGATGATCGCCTTCATCTCGACCAGATCGACGACGCCGATGAAGGTGTCCTCGATGCCGATCGGCAGCTGCAGCGGCAGCGCCACGATGTCGAGCTTCTCCTTCAGCGTGTCGAACGCGCGGTAGAAGTCGGCGCCGGTACGATCAAGCTTGTTGATGAAGATGATGCGCGGGACATTGTAGCGGTCGGCGAGACGCCAATTGGTCTCGGACTGCGGCTGCACGCCGGCCACGCCCTCGATGATGAATATCGCGCCATCCAGCACGCGAAGCGAACGGTTCACTTCGATGTTGAAATCGATATGGCCGGGCGTGTCGATGATGTTGATGCGGTGTTCCTTCCACTCGCACGTCACCGCCGCGGAGGTGATGGTGATCCCCCGCTCGCGCTCCTGCTCCATGTAGTCGGTCGTGGTGTTGCCCTCATGGACCTCACCGATCCGATGCGACACGCCGGTATAGTAGAGAATCCGCTCGGTGGTGGTCGTCTTGCCGGCATCGATGTGCGCGGTAATGCCGATATTGCGGATCTTCGAGAGCTCGGACACGCTGGATTCTCCTCAAACCAAGAAGGCGCGACGAGAGCAAGGCTCCGCGCGCCTTCCAGGGCCGCGGCTGAGCCTGGCGGCCGAAAGACTGATGGGCCCTCACATGCGCGAGATGCCCTTGATTTGCAAGGCCGAAGACCGGTTTCGCAGGCGCTAGGCCCCCGATCCGGCCGGATCGGGCCTCAGGCCGAGAGAGCGGCCTGCTTCTTCGCCTGGGCGCGCAGGATGCGGCGCTTCAGGGACTGCGCCTCTTCCGGCAGGCGACGGTTCGGGGTCGTCAGCAGGAACGCGTCGAGGCCGCCATTATGCTCGATCGTGCGGATACCGTGCGTGGTCACGCGCATGCGGATCGAGGTGCCCAGCACGTCGGACAAAAGCGACGTCTCCTGCAGGTTGGGCAGGTAGCGGCGGCGGGACTTGTTGTTGGCGTGGCTGACGTTGTTACCTGTCAGCACACCCTTGCCGGTTATCTCGCAGCGGCGCGACATCGTCTCATCCTTAACTAACGAACGCTCCGGCCCGGGGCCGGAGACGAAACACCGAACGACCGGCACAGCGAGGCCCGGCGTCATCTGATCGTGGAGGCGCGGCTTATCGCCAAGTGGCAGGGATTCGTCAAGCTCTTCCTTGACCCATCAGCCGGCAGGTCAGCCGCGCCCAGGATCGCGTCCCGTCTCACGGTCGTTCGCCGGATGCAGCTCGCCCGCCTGCACGCTTGCGATCGCGTTCTCCAGCATGCGGGTCATCACGGTCTGATCCATGGTCCGGGCCAGCAGTCCCAGCGACCCGCCGAGCAGCGCAGATGCGACCGCCAGCGGTGGCAGCCCCTCGCCCAGCATGTACTCGATCGCCTTGTCGACGACCGCTCCCGCATGGCTCAGCTCGGCCGGAACCGAGCCATCCTGCCCCAGCTTCTGCTCGCCCCGCTGGCCTTCCTGACCCGGATCGAAGCTCATGTCGTTCTCCCTGTACCGCCATGCGGCCATCGTGAAATGTGGAACGCGGTCCCGGCCGGGCCAAGGGCACGCAGCGCTGTCACTGCGCCTTTATCAGCTCGGCCCGCCCTGCCGACGCCAGGGATCTCGGACCCTCGGCCGCCTCGACATGACCCTGGGCCGCTTCCTCCTCGGACTGCGCCGCCCACATCCGCGCATACACGCCGCCGGTTGCCAGCAGGTCGCGATGCGTGCCGCGTTCGGCGACCAGCCCATCCACCAGCACCAGGATCTCGTCCGCATCCACCACCGTCGAGAGGCGATGCGCGATCACCAGCGTGGTCCGGTCGGTCGCCACGGTCCGCAGCGCCGACTGGATCTCCTGTTCGGTATGGGTATCGAGCGCGCTGGTCGCCTCGTCCAGGATCAGCACCCGCGGGTTCTTCAGGATCGTACGGGCGATCGCCACCCGCTGCTTCTCGCCGCCGGACAGCTTCAGGCCGCGCTCCCCGACCCGGGTGTCGTATCCCTCCGGCAGTCGCATGACGAAGTCGTGCACCTGCGCCAGCTGGGCCGCATGCTCGACCTCCGCCTGGGTGGCGCCGATCCGGCCATAGGCGATGTTGTAGCGAATGGTGTCGTTGAACAGCACCGTATCCTGCGGCACCACCCCGATCGCCGCCCGCAGGCTTTCCTGGCTGTAGTCGCGCACGTCCCTGCCATCGAGCAGCACGCGGCCGTCATTCACGTCATAGAAGCGGAACAGCAGCCGGCTGATGGTCGACTTGCCGGCCCCGGTCGGCCCGACGATCGCCGTGCGCCCACCGGGCTGCACCGAGAAGCTGACCCCATGCAGGATCTCGCGGTTCGACTGATAGCCGAACTTCACGCCGTCGAACCTGACCTCCGCCGGCGGCGCGTCCTCGAGCCGTGCGGGCAGCAGGATGGGGATCGCCGGGTCTTCGACCTCCTCGGCCTCGCCCAGCAAGCGGAACATCTGCTCCAGGTCGACCAGCGACTGCCGGAGCGACGAGTAGACGAAGCCCAGCAGGTTCAGCGGCTGGTACAGCTGCATCAGGTAGGTGTTCACCAGCACGAACTTGCCGACCGACAGCTTGCCCGACGCCACCCCCTGGGCCGCCATCAGCATGATCGCCGCCAGGGCCACCGCGATGATGGTCGACTGGCCGATATTGAGCATGTTGAGCGATACCTGGGTGCGCACCGCCGCCCGCTCGTAGCGCGCCTGGGTCTCGTCGTAGCGCCTGGCCTCGTGGCCCTCGTTGCCGAAATACTTGACCGTCTCGTAGTTCAGCAGGCTGTCGAGCGCCTTGGTGCTGGCCTCGCTCTCCACCTCGTTCATCTTGCGCCGGATGCCGATCCGCCAGCCGGTGAAGGCGATGGTGAAGCCGACATACACCACCACCGTGGTCAGCGTGGCTGCGGCGAAGCGCCAGTCGAACAGCGTCCAGATCACCGCGGTGACCATCAGCGTCTCGATCAGGGTCGGCACGATGTTGAAGATGCCGAGCCGCAGGATCAGCTCGATCGCCTGGGTGCCGCGCTCCACCGCGCGCGTGACCCCGCCGGTCTGCCGGTCGAGATGAAACCGCAGCGACAGGCGGTGCAGATGGCGGAAGGTCTGCATCGCCGCGACCCGGATCACCCTCTGCTTCACCGGCGAGAACACCGCGTCGCGCAGCTCGCCGAACGCACCGGTGGCGATCCGCAACAGTCCGTAGCCGACGATCAGACCGACCGGCACCGCCAGCATATGGGTCGGATCGTTATGCGACAGCCGGTCGACCGCCCGTGCGTACACCAAGGGCACGCAGATGGTGGCCACCTTGGCGGCGATCAGCAGCAGGATGGCGCCGACCACATGCAGGCGGGTGCGGATGTCGCCCCGCGGCCAGAGATAGGGCAGCAGGCCACTGACCGTCTCCAGCGCCGTACGCCGGGAGGTGGAACCGGGTGAGTTGGGAGGAATCATTTCCCGGATGTGGCATTCCACCCCCCTGATTGCAAAGGAGTTCCGTTGCAATCGCCACGTCCGCTGCGGCAGGCTGCGGCATGACCAGCCCGATCGCGCCGTTCCTCCGCCACCTCGATGCCTGCAACAATGCCCGCCTGCCCGGCGGCCGGTTCCCGTTCCTGCTGGGAGGAATCCAGGTCGGCTGGATACCGCCGCATATGGCGCAGGAGCTCGAGCGCCGTGACGTTCGCAACGAGGCGGGCCGGCTGATCCTGGACGATCCGTTGCTGCTGGAACCGCTGGGCCGGGAGCTATCCCAGGCCGGCCTGTTCCGGTTCCGCGCCGAACCGTTCGATGTGCGCGGCGAACCGGACGGTCCGGTGCTGGCACGGCTCGACCGCGGCGCCCTGCCGAGTTTCGGGGTGCTCGCCAACGGCGTTCACCTGAACGGGCTGGTCGAGCGTGCGGACGGCACGCATCTGTGGGTCGGACGGCGGGCGGCGAACAAGCAGCTGGATCCGAACAAGCTCGACCATCTGGTCGCCGGCGGCGTGTCCGCTGGCTACGACATCTGGACCACCCTGGCCAAGGAAGGCGAGGAGGAGTGCAGCCTGCCGCCCGAGCTGGCCCGGGAAGCGGTTTCGGTCGGCACCATCGATTACGCCATGGCGCGGCCAGAGGGGCTGCGACGCGACCGGCTGCACTGCTTCGACCTAATCCTGCCGGACAGCTTCCGGCCGGTGCCGAATGACGACGAGGTTGCGGAGTTCATGCTGATCCCGATCGAGGAAGCCTTCCGCCTGGTCCGCGACACCGACGAGTTCAAGTTCAACGTCACCCTGGTGCTGATCGACCTGTTCCTGCGTCGCGGACTGATCGACCCCGCGACTGCGGATGGAAAGCTCCTCCGAAACTACCTGAATGGGTCCGCACCATCGGCGTAAACCGCCACCACGGCCCGCCGATCATCCGGGGGACGTCGGCGGTGCCCCGTTGAACATGCCGCTGCGTCGGAAGTCTCTCGGTGTGATGCCGAAGAAACGCCGGAACACCTTGGTGAAATAGTTGGCGTCCACGAAGCCGCAGCGCTGGGCGACTGCCTTGATCGACCCTTCCTCGAGGCGAAGCAGTCTCGACGCCTCCTCCATGCGCAAGCGCAACAGGAACCGCGCCGGCGAGATCCCCTCATGCTGCTCGAACAACCGCGAGAAATGATAGCGGCTATAGCCGGACGCGCGTGCAAGCCGTTCGACATCGAGGAACTCGGCCGGATTGCCGTGGATCAGCGAGATCGCGCGTTCGATCGCCGCCGGCCGCTTGGAAGCCGTCCGTACCGCACCCCAGGCGAGCAGATCGTCGGCCAGTTGCATCGCCATCGAATAGGCTAGCACGGACGCCTGCGCCGGCGTCGTAACAGTTCCGTCCAGCACCGCCAGGCATGTTTCGACCAACCGGTGGAGACTGGTTTCCGGCAGCTCCACCACCGGCCCCACTGCCTTCAGTTCCTGCCACATTCGCAGGACTTCCCGACCATTCAGGCAGATCCAGAGAAATTCCCAGCTTTTATTCCGCTCCAGCCAGTAGCGGTTGTCATGCGGAAAGTTCAGCAACATGGTCTGGCCGGGCCGCAGCGTGAATTGACGGTTCTCGTAACGAAGCCGGCCAGTCCCGGCAATCGTGTGCTGCAACAGCACGAACGGCACCTCGCCCCGCTTCAATCCGTCCCAATCGTAGGAACGGCCGGAACACTCGTCATAGCCGGCGCTGGTCACCATTGCATGCAAACGGTAGCGGCCCTTCGGGTAAGCGAGCGACACTGCGCCGGGACCACGCTCGGACAGGGCTTGCAGCACGGAAGTCACCGACAAAGCACGAATTTCCTCTTTTTGGCTCTCTGGCCGGCGTTCATGATAGCACGAACTTGCTTGCTGGATGAAAAGCTCCAGCGCCCGGATAATCCCAGGAGATAAAATGAAGGTCGCCGTTATCGGAGCCGGCAGCGTTGGCTTCACCCGCAAGCTGGTCCGCGACATCCTCAAGGTGCCGGCGCTGGCGGAAACCGAATTTGCCCTGCACGATATCAATGCCGAGAATCTCGACATGGTGGCGCAACTCGTCACCAAGGATATTTCGGTAAACGAACTGCCCGCGCGTGTCACCACGTCCACCGATCGACGCCGCGCCCTGGAAGGTGCACGCTACATCATCTGTTGCGTACGGATCGGCGGTCTCGAAGCCTTCCACCACGATATCGAGGTGCCATTGCGCTTCGGCGTCGACCAGTGCGTCGGCGACACGATCTGTGCAGGCGGCCTGATGTACGGCATGCGCACGGTGCCCGAGATCCTGGCCTTCTGCAAAGACATCCGCGACGTCGCCGAGCCCGGTGCCTGGTTCCTGAACTACGCCAACCCGATGGCGATGAACACCTGGGCGGCTATCGAGCATGGCGGGATCGCCAACACGATCGGCCTGTGCCATGGCGTACAGCATGGCTGGCGACAGATCGCCGAGGTGCTCGGAGCCAAGGATGCGAACGAGATCGAGTATGTCTGCTCCGGCATCAACCACCAGACCTGGTACGTCGACCTTCGCTGGAAAGGGCGCCGCATCGGTCGCGACGAGCTGCTGTCCGCGTTCGAGCGCCATCCGGTCATTTCGCAGGAAGAAAAAGTCAGGATCGACGTGCTGCGTCGCTTCGGCGTCTACTCGACCGAAAGCAACGGCCACCTGAGCGAATACCTGCCCTGGTACCGCAAGCGTCCGGACGAGATCATCGACTGGATCGACATGTCGAACTGGATCAATGGCGAGACCGGCGGCTACCTGCGCTACTGCACCGAGCAGCGCAACTGGTTCGAGACCGACTTCCCGCGCTGGCTCGCGGAGGCCGGTTCACCGCTTTCGCAGTATGAGCGATCCGACGAGCATTGCTCGCACATCATCGAGGCGATGGAGACCGGAAGCGTCTATCGCGGGCACTTCAACGTGCGCAACGACGGGCTCATCACCAATCTCGCACCGGACTGCATCGTCGAGACCCCGGGCTTTGTCGACCGGTTCGGGCTGAACATGGTGGCCGGCATCGAATTGCCGATGGGCTGCGCCGCCACATGCTCCGTCTCGGTCAACGTGCAGCGGATGGCGCTGAAGGCGGCGGTCGAGGGCGATCTCGACCTGCTTCGGCTGGCGATGCTGCACGATCCGCTGGTGGGCGCAGTCTGCAATCCGGAAGAAGTCTGGCAGATGGTGGACCAGCTGCTGGTGGCGGAAGCACAGTGGCTCCCGCAGTTCGCCTGGGCGATCGACGGGGCGAAGCAGCGGATCGGCAAGGCGGGGCCGAACATGTCCCGGGCATCGAGCGGCGCCGCCCGGCTGTCGGTGCGCAGCGTCGAGGAGCTCCGGGCCGCGCAACCTGCCCACAATGCCGCGGAATCACCGTCGGCACTGACGTCCTGACATCGCACGAGCAGGACCATCGTGCGCCGATCATAATCAAGAAACAAACGGGAAACCCCATCATGAAGCTATCCGGACTGGCGCTCGGGGTCGGGCTGCTGCTCGGCGGAACTGGACTGGCGCAAGCCGCGGACCCGGTCACGCTGCATTTCTGGGTCGCGTGGGATCCGGCGCTGCCGGACGCGAAGATCGCACAGGACGGTATCGCCAGGTTCGAGAAGCTGCATCCCGACATCAAGATCGATGTGCAGGACATGAGCTTCGGCGCGATGCACGACAAGCTCATCACCGCGATCGCCGGCGGGCAGCCCCCCGACGTGAGCTGGGGCCTGTCCGAGTGGCTCGGCGAGATGGACCGCATGGGCGCACTCGCCGACCTCACCGACGCCGCCAGTACGTGGCCCGACCGGAGCGCCATCTATCCGAGCGTACTTGCCGGCCTCACCATCAACGGTCGCCTCAAGGCGTTGCCGCATTATCTCGGCATCCGTGGCCTGCTGTATCATGCGGACATGCTGGCGAAAGCCGGCATCACGACACCGCCGACCACCTGGCAGGAGCTGGTGGACGACGCACCGAAAATACACGCCGCCACCGGCAAGTATGCCTTCGGCGTCGCGAACGACAGCGTCCGGGCGCCGCAGGAACTGTTCACCCTCATGGCCCAGAACGACGTGACGCTTGCCGAGCCACGCACCGGCGGGCGCTTCCGCAACAACTGGGACACCGACACGGCGCAGCTGCAGCGGATGACCGAGGTGTTGACGCTCTACCAGACCATGCTGGCCAAGGGCGTGATCGCTCCCAATGCGACAAGCTGGGGATGGGAAGAAGAGGACAATAATTTCGCGCTTGGCCAATATGCGATGGTCATGGATGGCTCGTGGATGCACCTGCACGAGGCGCAGTATCCGGACAGCATGCGCGACGTGCAGATCGCACCGCCGCCGAAATTGGCACATGCCGCGACCTACTTCGAGATCAACCCGATCTATGTGTTCAAGGCCAGCCCACACCCCAAGGAAGCGTTCGAGTTCGCATCCTATCTCGACAGCAAGGAATACCAGAGCCTTGCCCGGCCCACCGACTCTCCGCGAGAGGATGTGAGAGGCACGGATAAATGGGCCACCGGATTCGCCAAGCTGACGCCGATCGGAAAAACCTTTCCGCCGATTGCGCTGGGGCAGGTTTCACGTGACATGCAGGAGGCCATCGGCCGGGTGCTGCTGCGACATCAGGATCCCGCCACCGTCGCCGCCTGGCTCGGCCGTGCGATCAACAAGGATCTCCGCAAATCCGGCGAACTGGCTGCAAGCTGACATGAGAAGCCGTCTCTCATGAAGCAGTCGCGGGCCTATCCGGGAACCTGCGCCGACAAGGGAACGCGTGCGAAGGTTCGCACGCCTCCCCGGCAGCTGACGCGGGCCGCCCAGACACGGCGCACAGCGCTTTGGTTCGTGTTGCCGGCCGTCCTGTTCTTCCTGCTGCTGTCGGCGTACCCGTTGCTGCGGGTCCTGTGGCAGAGCGTCCGCTACGCAAATCTCGTCAACCCATCGATCAGCGGTTTCGCCGGCCTCGATAATTTCCGGACCGTGCTGGACGATGACGATTTCCTCCCGGCACTCGGCAACACCGCGCTCTGGACTGCCTTGTCGGTGACCGGTGAATACGCCCTGGGCCTGATCTCGGCGCTGGCGTTGAACGCCAACGTGCGCGGCCGGGCGTTCTTCAGGGCGGCGATCATCGTGCCCTGGGTCATTCCGATCGTGGTGGCCGGCCTGACCTGGACCTGGATGCTCACGCCCGAATATGGCGTGCTCAATCTCTGGTTGGTCCAGGCGGGCCTGATCCACGCGCCGATCGCCTGGCTGGGCCAGACCGGCACCGCCCTGCTTGCAGTCACCCTGGTCAATATCTGGCGCTCGTTCCCCTTCTACACGATCAGCCTCCTGGCCGCTCTGCAGGCGATCCCGGCCGACCTGCATGAGGCCGCGGTCATCGATGGCGCCGGATCCTGGATGCGCTTCCGGGTCATCACCCTGCCACATCTGCGCGTCGTTTCGATGACCCTGATCGTCATCCACATCGTCTGGACCGCGGTCAATTTCGACTTCATCTGGGTGATGACACAGGGCGGCCCGCTGAACAGCTCGGAAACGCTGCCGATCATGATCTATCGCTACGCACTGCAGAACTTCGATGTCGGGGCCGGATGCGCACTGGCCACCATGATGATGGGCTTCATGGCGAGCGTGTTCTTCATGCAATATTACGGCATGCGCCGTATCGCATCGAGCCAGGCGGGGACAGCCTGATGGTTATCGGAAAAAGCGCGCAACGCATCAACAGCGTGGTCGCCTATACCGTACTCGTCGGCTTCACGATCTTCTGCCTGTTTCCCTTTGTCTGGATGCTCGACACCGCGCTCAAGCCGCTGCATGAGGTGCAGAGCCTGCATCCGAGCCTGTTGATCCTGCGTCCGACACTGGATAATTTCCGGCGCGTCCTGTTCGAGACCAGCTTCCCGATCTACTTCCGGAACAGCCTGATCGTCGCGGGCAGTGCCACGATACTGACCCTGATGATCGCGGTGTTCTGCGGCTACGTGCTGAGCCGCTGGCCGCATACCGGGATCGCGCGCACAGTGGGCTCGGCGCTGCTGCTGTCGCAGATGATCCCGGGCGTGCTGCTGCTGGTGCCGCTCTACATGCTGATGCGTCAGTTCGGGCTGCTCAGCAGCTACACCGGCCTCATCATCGTCTACTGCACCTTCACGGTGCCGCTCTGCGTCTTCATGCTGAAAAGCTTCTTCGACGCGGTTCCGGGCGAGATCGAGCAGGCAGCCGAGATGGATGGCTGCTCCCGGACCGGTTTCATCTACCGGATCCTGCTGCCACTCTCCGCCCCGGGGATCCTGGCCGCCGGAGCCTTCGCCTTCATCAATGCCTGGAACGAGTTCATGTTCGGCTACGTGTTCATCAATGATGACGCGCACAGGACGCTGACCCCCGGCATCATGATGTTCAAGAGCGCGCACGTCACCGACTGGGGGGGACTGATGGCAGCCTCCGTACTGACCGTGGTCCCCGTTGCGGCCTGCTTCCTCTATCTGCAGCGCTTCCTGATCGAAGGGCTGGCATCCGGGGCAGTCAAGGGATGATGCTACGGCGCTGGATTGTTCACGTCGGCGATACGCGCAAACGCTCCTGCCACCACGGGTTGAGCAGCTTCTGACGATCTGCAACGACTTACCGAGGGACCTCATGGGACGTTCGCCCACTGTCAAGCAGCCTGAAGGACGGCGCAGAGCGTGTTGAAATTACAGCACTCCTGTTAAAGAGTGCGTCAGGTTCCGACAATGGCAAGATCGACCGCCGCCTCGGCATGGAGAGCAGTCGTGTCGAAAAGTGGCACTGTGCTATCTTCGGGCCGCACCAGCAGCATGATCTCGGTGCAGCCCAGAATGACGGCCTCCGCTCCATGTTCCACCAGTCGGGCGATCACCTCGCGAAAAGCCTGGCGCGAGGACGGTTCTACCCGGCCCTGTACCAACTCCTCGTAGATCACCCTGTGCACCCGGGCGCGGTCCTCGTCGCCCGGCACCAGCACTTCCAGTCCATGCCGATGCATGAGCCGTCCCTTGTAGAAATCGTGCTCCATGGTGAAGGCGGTCCCCAGCAAGCCGACCTTTCTCAGTCCGGCACTCCTGATCCGCTTCGCAGTCGGATCGGCGATATGCAGAAGCGGCAGGCCTATGGCTGCCTGAACCTGGTCGGCCATCCGATGCATCGTGTTGGTGCAGATCACTATGAAGTCCGCACCACCGCGTTCCAGACGTTGTGCAGCCGCAACCATCTCGGCTGTGGCTTCGTCCCAGCGACCGGCATGCTGGAGCGCTTCGATTTCTCCGAAGTCGAACGACCACATCAAGCATCGGGCCGAGCGTAAGCCCCCAAGACGAGCCCTGACAGTCTGGTTTATGATCCGGTAATATTCGGCAGAGCTTTCCCAGCTCAATCCGCCGATCAAGCCGATGACCTTCTGGGACACGCCACTCTCCATTCCGCAACGGGCATGAAGAACAAGTCATGGCGGGGAGGCAAGGCCCCTATGTCAACGACAGCCATGCCGGTCGATCTGCAGTAGCGGCCAGGAAAAGGCTACAGGCGCGCCACCTTGCGAAAGCGTCGTTCCAGATACAGCGAGACGTCCTGCTCGAATGCCAGGCTGCAAACGCTCCGAATGCTACCCCGCCCGACGAAGGGGCCGAACAAGGTCACAGCCTGGAAGGCATCGGTATAGGCTCCAGTTGGTCTCCATTCCGAATCTCGTCAACAACGCGCTGGTCTGACTCTACCGCCGATCCTCGTGGCCTTCCTGCTCGCGCATACGCCAGTGAGCAGTCATCGCGTTGGTGCCGTCTCCCGGCTGACCGCGATAAAGCGCGATCAGCCGAATCTCCACCACGAAGATCAGAACGTCCCGTGCACGCCGAACTGGAAGTTGCGCTGCACGATGCCGTTTTGTGACCAGGCCGGGTTGTAGAGATAGCCACCGTAGGTTCCGAAATCGTACGGGGAGCGGAAGCCCAGCACGTTGTAGACGTTGAGGTAGG
Proteins encoded:
- a CDS encoding aspartate/glutamate racemase family protein; this encodes MSQKVIGLIGGLSWESSAEYYRIINQTVRARLGGLRSARCLMWSFDFGEIEALQHAGRWDEATAEMVAAAQRLERGGADFIVICTNTMHRMADQVQAAIGLPLLHIADPTAKRIRSAGLRKVGLLGTAFTMEHDFYKGRLMHRHGLEVLVPGDEDRARVHRVIYEELVQGRVEPSSRQAFREVIARLVEHGAEAVILGCTEIMLLVRPEDSTVPLFDTTALHAEAAVDLAIVGT
- a CDS encoding carbohydrate ABC transporter permease — protein: MVIGKSAQRINSVVAYTVLVGFTIFCLFPFVWMLDTALKPLHEVQSLHPSLLILRPTLDNFRRVLFETSFPIYFRNSLIVAGSATILTLMIAVFCGYVLSRWPHTGIARTVGSALLLSQMIPGVLLLVPLYMLMRQFGLLSSYTGLIIVYCTFTVPLCVFMLKSFFDAVPGEIEQAAEMDGCSRTGFIYRILLPLSAPGILAAGAFAFINAWNEFMFGYVFINDDAHRTLTPGIMMFKSAHVTDWGGLMAASVLTVVPVAACFLYLQRFLIEGLASGAVKG